One window of the Anomaloglossus baeobatrachus isolate aAnoBae1 chromosome 12, aAnoBae1.hap1, whole genome shotgun sequence genome contains the following:
- the LYSET gene encoding lysosomal enzyme trafficking factor — protein sequence MMNFRQRMGWIGVGLYLFVSAAAFYYVFEINETYNRLALEHVQPQPQEPGAAASWTHSLKARLLALPFWLWAVLFLLPYFQLFLFLYSCTRADPRTVGYCILPICLAVLCNRHQSFVKASNQISRLQLIDT from the coding sequence ATGATGAATTTTCGGCAGCGGATGGGATGGATCGGGGTCGGCCTCTACCTCTTTGTGAGCGCCGCCGCTTTCTACTACGTCTTTGAGATTAACGAGACGTATAACAGACTGGCGCTGGAGCACGTGcagccgcagccacaggagccggggGCGGCAGCGTCATGGACACACTCGCTGAAGGCGCGGCTGCTGGCGCTGCCGTTTTGGCTGTGGGccgtcctcttcctcctcccttacTTCCAGCTCTTCCTTTTCCTCTATTCCTGCACCAGAGCGGATCCCCGGACGGTCGGCTACTGCATCCTGCCCATCTGCCTGGCCGTCCTCTGCAACCGCCACCAGTCCTTCGTCAAAGCCTCCAATCAGATCAGCCGGCTGCAGTTGATTGACACTTGA